Proteins from one Xenopus tropicalis strain Nigerian chromosome 1, UCB_Xtro_10.0, whole genome shotgun sequence genomic window:
- the f2rl2 gene encoding proteinase-activated receptor 3 precursor (The RefSeq protein has 1 substitution compared to this genomic sequence) encodes MSPFLVLFLLCGVALGLKDEDTLEKNESAVPKTFRGKKEGGEYEELSHSILHGLPDTTTNNNPFLRISSNNAFKVASEHTITKVSNSTLVYLSGKVSRELIPGIYIIVVLIGVPANALVLWMLFHQVTSVCTTVLYASLATSDLLYCLMLPFKIAYHLNGNNWIFGETMCRAMTIFLYFNMYCSILLLMCFSINRYVAIVHPFIYRSLPKGTYTVLVCLLVCAIVLVYMIPFFITRQTYHIKELKNIITCHDVYDISHNAFQFYYFISMVVFGFLIPFSVVAFCYFSIIRALTTNEWKRFWYVKITVLFFIIFALCFTPSNLILLIHQVRYHHTHNDDMYGIYLMALCLTSLNSCLDPFLYFLIYKKVNTSKNYNTILKVNTETQAKLLPS; translated from the exons ATGAGTCCCTTCCTTGTCCTATTCCTTTTGTGTGGGGTTGCTCTGGGGCTCAAAG ATGAGGATACGCTGGAGAAAAATGAATCTGCTGTACCCAAGACATTTCGGGGAAAGAAAGAAGGTGGGGAATATGAAGAGCTTTCCCATAGCATTCTGCATGGCCTGCCAGACACCACGACCAATAATAATCCTTTTCTAAGAATCTCCAGCAATAATGCCTTTAAAGTCGCCAGCGAACACACCATCACTAAAGTCAGCAATTCAACCTTGGTGTACCTAAGTGGCAAAGTAAGCAGGGAACTGATACCGGGCATCTATATCATTGTTGTGCTCATTGGTGTGCCAGCCAATGCCTTGGTACTATGGATGCTGTTCCATCAGGTGACATCTGTGTGCACCACTGTGCTCTACGCCAGCTTAGCCACCTCTGACTTGCTCTATTGCCTCATGCTGCCTTTTAAGATAGCTTATCACTTAAACGGCAACAACTGGATTTTTGGAGAAACCATGTGCCGGGCCATGACCATTTTCTTGTACTTTAACATGTACTGCTCCATTCTGCTCCTGATGTGCTTTAGCATCAACCGCTACATTGCCATTGTCCATCCATTTATATACAGGAGCTTGCCGAAAGGGACCTATACGGTACTCGTGtgcctacttgtgtgtgccattgtGCTTGTCTACATGATCCCATTTTTCATAACCAGGCAAACCTATCACATAAAGGAGCTGAAGAATATCATTACCTGCCATGATGTATACGACATCTCCCATAATGCTTTTCAGTTCTATTACTTCATATCAATGGTGGTCTTTGGATTTCTGATCCCATTTTCTGTCGTGGCTTTCTGTTACTTCTCCATTATCAGAGCACTTACCACTAATGAGTGGAAAAGGTTCTGGTATGTGAAAATAACTGTCCTGTTCTTcatcatttttgcactttgcttcaCTCCGAGCAATTTAATCCTGCTCATCCACCAAGTGCGTTATCACCACACTCACAATGACGACATGTATGGCATTTACCTAATGGCTCTGTGCTTAACCAGCTTAAATAGCTGCTTGGATCCCTTTCTCTACTTTCTCATATACAAAAAGGTGAATACCTCAAAAAACTATAATACTATACTGAAAGTCAACACTGAGACACAAGCAAAGCTTTTGCCTTCCTAA